The Myxococcota bacterium genome includes the window GGCCTGCTTCTCGCGCAGCCGCCGCGCCGCGAAACCCGGCGGCAGCGAAACGCGCAGACGGTCGTCGCTCTTCTCGACGAGCTCGGCGCCTTCGAGCGCGGCGTAGATGCCGGGCTCGCCTTCGCGCGCGAACTGGCGCAGTCGATCCATCACCGTCCCCGGCCGCGTCGCAGCCGGGGACGCCGGGGCGTGTCCGTTCTGTTCGGCCGGCTTGCCGCGCGCCGGGCTCTTGCCGCCGCGGCCGCGTGGCGCGGCGCCGCCCCCGCCGCCGGTACTGCTGCGTGCCGGTCCGGTGCCGCCCGACGCCGGCGGCGGAGTGCCGTTGCCGCCGCCCGCGAGGCGCCGTTCGAGGGCCTCGAGCTTCGCGATCAAGCGTCCGATCTCGTCGGCCTCGGGCTGGGTCGCCAGACGCACCACCGCGAGCTCGAGCACGGCCAGGGGCTGGGGCGCCCAGGCGAGATCCTCTTGCTCCTTCACCAGCGCCCGGAACATCCGCCGCAGGCGGGTGCTCGAGGTCCGCTCGGCGAGCTCCTTCAGCTCGGCGATCTCCTCGTCGCTGGCTTCGATCAGCTCGGGCTGATCCGGCGCGATCGCCAGCACGACCAGGTCGCGCAGCAGCTGCAGCAGGCTCTCGGACAGTCGTTTCGCGTCGAGCCCGCCTTCGCCGGCTTCGTGGCAGGCGGCGAGCGCGGCGGCAGCGTCACCCTCGATGCAGGCGGCCGCGATTCGGAGCAGCACGCGCCGATCGACGAGGTCGAGCACCTCGGCGACCTGGGCGTCGCTGATCTTGTTGCCGCCGAAGGCGATCACCTGGTCGAGCAGGGTCTGGGCGTCGCGCATCGAGCCGTCGGCTTCGCGCGCGACGGCGAGCAGGCTGGTCGCCGAGATCTTCACCTTCTCGGCCTTGGCGATTTCGCCCAGGCGCTCGACGATCTCGGTCGCCGCGATGCGCCGCAGGTCGTAGCGCTGACAGCGCGACACCACCGTGAACGGGATCTTCTCGGGGTTGGTCGTGGCGAACACGAAGAGGCTGCGCGGCGGCGGCTCTTCCAGGGTCTTGAGCAGCGCGTTGAAGGCCGCGCCCGACAGCATGTGCACCTCGTCGACGACGAAGATGCGGTGCTTCCCCGGGGCCGCCGCGTAGCGGACGGCGTTGATCAGCTCGCGGACGTCGTCGACGCTGGTGCGGCTCGCGGCGTCGACTTCCTGGACGTCGGTCGAGGTACCGCCGGTGATCTCCCGGCACGGATCGCATTCACCGCAGGGCGTGTCCGTCGGCCCTTTGTCGCAGTTCAGACAGCGGGCGAGGATCCGCGCGAGGGTGGTCTTGCCGACGCCGCGCGGTCCCGTCAGCAGGATGGCGTGGGGGACCCGATCGCTGCGGAGCGCGTTGCGCAGCGGCGTCGTGACGTGCGCCTGGCCGCTGACGTCGTCGAAGCTCTGGGGTCGCCACTTCCGGGCGAGGACCTGATAGGACATGGGGGGACCGCCTGTCGGGACGCGAGCGCAGCCCGCGCCGCGGACCTTCGGGCCGCACCTGCGCAGAGCCGGGATCGCAGGGCACCCCCACTCGCAATCGAAACCCCGCTACCGCTGCTTCCTTCCGGACCTGACGGAGTTCACGGAATCCGTATTCGAACGGGACCCTGCGATCGCGGCTCCGCGCAGGCGAAGCGGACCGAACGTAACGCGGAGGGGGGCGGCCGCGCGAGGGTCCCCGCACGAGAGGGGTGCGCAGGCCGCTAACGGCCGAAGAGCGCCGCCGCCAGTTCGGTCAGGGTGGTCGGCAGGCCGTTCGCGGGGCCTTCCCCCCTCCGCGGTGTCGTGGCTTCGCTCTCGAGCCAGGAGCGCAGGAGGCCGAGCAGAACGGCGTAGAGCACCCCGAGGCCGGGCCTCACCAGGGTCTCGGGGATGCCCCCTTCCTGGGCGACCCGACGCAGATCGGCTTCCGGGACCGCGGCGGCGAGCGACCGGGCCGGGTCGACGTCGTTCCAACAGATCCCCGCCCGCTCCAGATGCTCGGTCAGGCAGGTGAGTGCCGGTGGCAGGAACTGGCGGGCCTGAGGCTGGGAGAAGCCCGCGTCGACGAGCGGGGCGACCAGCGACTCGCGGTGCTCGTTGAGGATGTACTGGAGAAAGTGGATCAACGACGCGCTTCCCCATCCTGGCGCGGTCCAAGAGAAAGGCGCGGACGTGTCCGGGAGCACGTCCGCGCCACCACGGCGGCTCAGTCCCGGCGGAGCTGGCTCAGCCAATGCTCCATCTGGCGCCCGGCGGCTTCGCGGCCGCCCAGCCCGAACGAGAGGGCGACGGCGACGGCTACGGCGCCCAGCGTCAACCCGAAGGCGAGGTTCACGATGTCGTCGGCGAGGCCCATCGCGCGCAGACCCATCGCGACCACGATGCCGAGGATCGCGAAGCGGGCCACGCCGGCCATCGCCGGTGCGCCGTCGCCTCCCACGCGGACCACCGCGTCGCGGGCCTGGTTCGAGATCCAGAAGCCGACCGCGATGATCACCAGGCCGAGGAGCACCTGCGCGCCGAACTCGATGAGCACGCTCACCAGCTCGGCGACCTGGTCGAAGCCGAGCCGGCCAGCGGCTTCGACCACCGCGAAGAGCATCACGAAGAAGATCACGAGGCGACCGACGCCCTCGGACGGCCGCACGCTGTCCGGAACCACGGGCGCGAGCCCGAGGCGCTCGGGCAGCGCATCGAAGCCGACGCCGCCGAGCAGGTTCGTCGTGAGATCGGCGACGAAGCGCGACACCACGTAGGCCACGCCCAGGATCACGCCGGCGCCGAAGACGCGGGGAATGGCGTCCATGAACGCGGCCAGCATCTCGCGGGCGGGTCCCGAGATCGATTCGATGGCGAGCGTGTCGAGCGCGGCGATCAGGGCGGGGACGAACACGAACACGTACACGACCAGACCGGCCAGGCCCGAGAGCGTGGTGTTCCCCGACAGACCGGCGCGTGCGCCCCAACCGTCGACACCCGTCGCCGAGAGCAGGTTGGTCACGAGGTCGCGCAGGATGCGCGCCACGAACCAACCGATCGCGCCGATGATCCCGGCGCCGAGCACGCTGGGCAGCATGGCCAGGATCTGGTCCACCATCGACCGGACCGGATCGAGCAGGCCTTCCATCTCGAGCGCGCCGAGCACGGCGGGCAGGAAGAGCAGCAGGATCAGCCAGTAGAGCACGTGGCCCAGGCTCTGGCTGACCGGGGCCATGTCGGCCTGGCGGGAGAGCTTCTCGTCGAGGGAGGTGGCGGCGAGGGCCTGGGTGGCGACGCTGCGCGCGAGCGCAGCGATCACCCAGCCCACCAGCAGCAAGACGCCGCCGGCCAGCAGCCGGGGCGCGTAGACGAAGAACTGGTCGACGAGGGTCTGCAGCGACCCCGACACCAGCTCGAGTTTGAGCGCATTGAAGAACGCGATCAGCGTGACGACGAGCACGCCGTAGTAGCTGACCTGGGAGGCGCCGCGCTCGACGTCGAGGGCGTTGCCGGTCGCGCTCTGCACGCGCTCGTTCAGGCCGACGGCGCCGAGGGCGCGACGCAGACCCGCGCGCAAGACGAGGGCGACGAACCAACCGACCAGCAGGATGGCGATCGCGCCGAGCAGGCTGGGCAACGTTTCGCCGAGCCGACCCTGCAGCGTTTCGAGCAGGTTCGAGATGTCCATGGGGGCTCCTTCACGGGGAAGCCGAGCGGCGGCTCCCAACCCCTCAATGCGACGACCCCGAAAAGCGTCACCGCTCCATTGGAAACCTGGCCCCAGGGGGGCGGCGGCAATGGACGCCGGGCCTGCGTCGGGAACGGGTCGAACCAGCCTCTGGAACGTGCGCCGCGACGGTCGCGCGATGCGACCGTCCCGAATCAGCCCGCGCTCGCGACCGCCGAGGCGGGAGCGGGCTGCCCCTGCTCGAGCCAGCGGCGATAAGCCGCCGGCGGCAGGAACGCCAGGTACAGCGAAACCGTACACAGGAAGCCGTTGGCGGCGATCCAGAGCTGCATGCCCGGGTCGGTGTAGGCCGCGCCGCCGAGCCAGGTGCTGACCGCCGGGCCGCCCAGGCTGAGGAAGGAGAAGATCATCACACCGGCCCACAGCAGGAAGCGGTTGGCCACGACCGGATCGGCGAGGCCGAGGGCGGTGCGTCGGCGCAACATGGCGCAGTAGCGGAGCGCTTCTGCGGCGCTCCAGAGGTAGCAGGCGAGGGCGCTGACCCGGATCGCCTGCCAGGCCCAGCTGCGCTCGAGCTCCCCGATCGGGCTCGACGCGTTCAGGTAGAGCTGGACTTGGGAGAGAGCACCGACGGCGAGTGCGAGCATCCCGAGCGCGGTGACGCCGGCGGCGAGCGGCGAGCCCGCGCGAAACACCCGACGCGTGAACTCCCACGTGCAGAACCAACCCAAGGCCATCACGACGACGGCCAGCGCCGCGAGTGTGCGCGCGATGTTCGGGACGGCACCCGCGGCAATCAGCAGGCCGTAGCCGACGCCCACGATCAAGAAGAGTCCGGAGCCGAGCAGGGCCTCGGGCAGGGCGCGGGTCTTGGAGGCGAGCAGCACGAGACGCAGCCCGACCCCCGCCCCGACAGCGATGAAGAGCAGGGTGGCCAGCCCGGCGAGCGCTTCCACTAGCCTGCGCTCCGGCCACCCAGGCGTGCGAACACGGCTTCGGGGCCTTCCGGGGTCTCGGCATCCCTCAAGCCGGCGAGCTCGCCCGCGAGGCGCTGGCACAGGACGTCCGGGTTCGCGACGCCGCGGGCCCGCAGCTCGTCTGCCAACAGCTTCTCCACGGCGACCGCCATCTCGCGCGGACTCACCGTGCGCGGCTCGAGGCCGGCCTTCTTCAGGAGCAATCGCACGGTGCCCCGCGCCGCCAACCGATCGAACTCGGTCTCGGCTTCCAGACAATGGCTTGCGTGGTCGAATGCGGCGGACTCGGCCATGGGCCTGGGCGATTCCTCCCAGGAATAACATCGTCCGAACACTGGACCCGCCTGAGCACATGGGTCGTGGCGGCGCTCCGCGTGCCACCAGAGAGCGTCAGGGCGGCACGCCACGCCAGATCCCGGCGGTTCAGTCCGGACGGGCCCCGACGTGCGGGTTCACCGAGAAGCCGAGCGCCTGGTACATGCGGTAGCCGATGATGTCGCGCAGGGCGGGCGGCAGCTTGCGCGCGACCTCCGGCGGCGTGTCGAGGTACTGGTTCTCTTCCTGGCGCAGCCAGCCGCAGGAGTAGGTGAGGATCACGCCGGTGCGCCAGTCGCTCGAGACGTTGGCGCCCGCGCCGTGGAGCGTCCCGCCCAACCAGAACAGGACCGAGCCGGCCGGCATCTCGGCCGCCACCACTTCGTCTTCGGTGGCCTTGCGCGATTCGGGCCAGCGGTGGCTGCCGGGCACCAGGAGGGTGCCGCCGTTGTCCGCCCGGAAGTCGCTGATGGCCCACATGCTGGCGACGATCAGGTTGGGGCGCGGGGGCGGAAAGAAGGTGAACGAGTCTTCCTCGCGGTGCAGGATCTGGCGACGCGCGCCGGGCCCGACTTCGAGGGCCGCGGTCACGTGGAGCTGGTAGCCGAACTCACTGTTCGGTGTCAGGAACCGATCGCAGAGCGCCGTGCTGTGCGGGTGCAATACGAGCTCGCCCACAGTCGGGGACTGGGTCACGAGGGCCGTGATGCGCCGCGTCTTTCCCGGATAGAACTGGGTGGGATCCTCGTCGTTGCCCACCGCCGCGTTGGCGAGCGGATCGGCCAACTCGCTTCGGACCCGCTCGCGCATCGCCGTGTCGACGAGTCCGGTGATGACCACACAGCCGGCCTCGCCGAGTGCGTGGGCGACCTCTTCGACCTTGGCGTCAGCCGGGAAGCTCGGAATGGACATGCGCACCTCCAGTCTGGCGTTGCCGCGGACCCGCGAAATCAGAGGACTCCCGGGCCAACCGTGGCCTCGAGCCGCTGACAGCCAGGTCGGCGGAAGGCTCTCGCGGCGACGCCACGATTTCCCGCCGCGCGTCCTGGCGACGGTGATAGTCTGCCAGAAGCGACTACATCACTGGGTGGCGTCCCTCTCCCCTCGTGTTGGTGGTAGGGTGCGATGCCTCTCGATTCGCTCGGGGTTCTCGTGCCGACTCAGCTCGTGGTCTTCGCGCCGATCGTTGCCCTGCTGGTGGTGCCTGCCGCGCAAGCGGCCATGGTGACGCTGAACCCG containing:
- a CDS encoding mechanosensitive ion channel codes for the protein MDISNLLETLQGRLGETLPSLLGAIAILLVGWFVALVLRAGLRRALGAVGLNERVQSATGNALDVERGASQVSYYGVLVVTLIAFFNALKLELVSGSLQTLVDQFFVYAPRLLAGGVLLLVGWVIAALARSVATQALAATSLDEKLSRQADMAPVSQSLGHVLYWLILLLFLPAVLGALEMEGLLDPVRSMVDQILAMLPSVLGAGIIGAIGWFVARILRDLVTNLLSATGVDGWGARAGLSGNTTLSGLAGLVVYVFVFVPALIAALDTLAIESISGPAREMLAAFMDAIPRVFGAGVILGVAYVVSRFVADLTTNLLGGVGFDALPERLGLAPVVPDSVRPSEGVGRLVIFFVMLFAVVEAAGRLGFDQVAELVSVLIEFGAQVLLGLVIIAVGFWISNQARDAVVRVGGDGAPAMAGVARFAILGIVVAMGLRAMGLADDIVNLAFGLTLGAVAVAVALSFGLGGREAAGRQMEHWLSQLRRD
- a CDS encoding phytanoyl-CoA dioxygenase family protein — protein: MSIPSFPADAKVEEVAHALGEAGCVVITGLVDTAMRERVRSELADPLANAAVGNDEDPTQFYPGKTRRITALVTQSPTVGELVLHPHSTALCDRFLTPNSEFGYQLHVTAALEVGPGARRQILHREEDSFTFFPPPRPNLIVASMWAISDFRADNGGTLLVPGSHRWPESRKATEDEVVAAEMPAGSVLFWLGGTLHGAGANVSSDWRTGVILTYSCGWLRQEENQYLDTPPEVARKLPPALRDIIGYRMYQALGFSVNPHVGARPD
- the dnaX gene encoding DNA polymerase III subunit gamma/tau, producing the protein MSYQVLARKWRPQSFDDVSGQAHVTTPLRNALRSDRVPHAILLTGPRGVGKTTLARILARCLNCDKGPTDTPCGECDPCREITGGTSTDVQEVDAASRTSVDDVRELINAVRYAAAPGKHRIFVVDEVHMLSGAAFNALLKTLEEPPPRSLFVFATTNPEKIPFTVVSRCQRYDLRRIAATEIVERLGEIAKAEKVKISATSLLAVAREADGSMRDAQTLLDQVIAFGGNKISDAQVAEVLDLVDRRVLLRIAAACIEGDAAAALAACHEAGEGGLDAKRLSESLLQLLRDLVVLAIAPDQPELIEASDEEIAELKELAERTSSTRLRRMFRALVKEQEDLAWAPQPLAVLELAVVRLATQPEADEIGRLIAKLEALERRLAGGGNGTPPPASGGTGPARSSTGGGGGAAPRGRGGKSPARGKPAEQNGHAPASPAATRPGTVMDRLRQFAREGEPGIYAALEGAELVEKSDDRLRVSLPPGFAARRLREKQADLDAVATRFFDRETHVEVVEADPRPDGATTPTAEAEHAEAARQRRQDALNDPAVGRALDILGADIVEIRPIGGGR